From Streptomyces sp. NBC_00683, one genomic window encodes:
- the alaS gene encoding alanine--tRNA ligase: protein MESAEIRRRWLSFFEERGHTVVPSASLIADDPTLLLVPAGMVPFKPYFLGEVKPPAPRVTSVQKCVRTPDIEEVGKTTRHGTFFQMCGNFSFGDYFKEGAIQYAWEALTNSVEDGGFGLDPERLWITVYLDDDEAEQIWREKIGVPAERIQRLGKKDNFWSMGVPGPCGPCSEINYDRGPEFGVEGGPAVNDERYVEIWNLVFMQYERGAGDGKEDFPILGDLPSQNIDTGLGLERLAMILQGVQNMYETDTLRVVMDKATELTGVRYGAEQGSDVSLRVVADHIRTSVMLIGDGVTPGNEGRGYVLRRIMRRAIRNMRLMGATGPVARDLVDVVINTMGEQYPELLTDRKRIETVALAEEAAFLKALKGGTNILETAVTETKAAGGQVLAGDKAFLLHDTWGFPIDLTLEMAAEQGLSVDEEGFRRLMQEQRDKAKADAKAKKTGHADLSAYRQVADTSGATEFTGYTSTEGESRIVGLLVDGVPSPAASEGDDVEVVLDRTPFYAEGGGQLADQGRIRLDTGAVIQIRDVQQPVPGVSVHKGSVQVGEVTVGAAAYASIDNTRRRAIARAHSATHLTHQALRDALGPTAAQAGSENSPGRFRFDFGSPAAVPGTVLTDVEQKINEVLARELDVQAEVMSIDEAKKQGAIAEFGEKYGERVRVVTIGDFSKELCGGTHVHNTAQLGLVKLLGESSIGSGVRRIEALVGVDAYNFLAKEHTVVAQLQELVKGRSEELPEKIAGMLGKLKDAEKEIEKFRAEKVLAAAAGLVDSAKDVRGVALVTGQVPDGTSADDLRKLVLDVRGRIQGGRPAVVALFTTANGRPLTVIATNEAARERGLKAGDLVRTAAKTLGGGGGGKPDVAQGGGQNPDAIGDAVAAVERLVTETA, encoded by the coding sequence CTTCTCCTTCGGCGACTACTTCAAGGAAGGGGCCATCCAGTACGCCTGGGAGGCCCTGACCAACTCCGTCGAGGACGGTGGCTTCGGCCTCGACCCCGAGCGTCTGTGGATCACGGTCTACCTGGACGACGACGAGGCCGAGCAGATCTGGCGCGAGAAGATCGGCGTTCCGGCCGAGCGCATCCAGCGCCTGGGCAAGAAGGACAACTTCTGGTCCATGGGCGTCCCCGGTCCCTGCGGCCCCTGCTCCGAGATCAACTACGACCGCGGCCCGGAGTTCGGCGTCGAGGGTGGCCCCGCCGTCAACGACGAGCGCTACGTGGAGATCTGGAACCTGGTCTTCATGCAGTACGAGCGGGGCGCCGGCGACGGCAAGGAGGACTTCCCGATCCTCGGCGACCTGCCGTCGCAGAACATCGACACCGGTCTCGGCCTCGAACGCCTCGCCATGATCCTGCAGGGCGTACAGAACATGTACGAGACCGACACCCTGCGCGTCGTCATGGACAAGGCCACCGAGCTCACCGGCGTGCGCTACGGCGCCGAGCAGGGCTCGGACGTCTCCCTGCGCGTCGTCGCCGACCACATCCGTACGTCGGTCATGCTCATCGGCGACGGCGTCACCCCCGGCAACGAGGGCCGCGGCTACGTGCTGCGCCGCATCATGCGCCGCGCCATCCGCAACATGCGCCTCATGGGCGCCACCGGACCGGTGGCCCGCGACCTGGTCGACGTCGTGATCAACACGATGGGCGAGCAGTACCCGGAGCTCCTCACCGACCGCAAGCGCATCGAGACCGTCGCCCTCGCCGAGGAGGCCGCCTTCCTCAAGGCCCTCAAGGGCGGCACGAACATCCTCGAGACCGCCGTCACCGAGACCAAGGCCGCGGGCGGCCAGGTCCTCGCCGGTGACAAGGCCTTCCTGCTCCACGACACCTGGGGCTTCCCGATCGACCTCACGCTGGAGATGGCCGCCGAACAGGGCCTCTCCGTCGACGAGGAGGGCTTCCGCCGCCTGATGCAGGAGCAGCGGGACAAGGCCAAGGCCGACGCCAAGGCCAAGAAGACCGGTCACGCCGACCTGTCCGCCTACCGCCAGGTGGCCGACACCTCGGGCGCCACCGAGTTCACCGGCTACACCAGCACCGAGGGCGAGTCGAGGATCGTCGGCCTGCTCGTCGACGGTGTTCCCTCGCCCGCCGCCTCCGAGGGCGACGACGTCGAGGTCGTCCTCGACCGGACCCCGTTCTACGCCGAGGGCGGCGGCCAGCTCGCCGACCAGGGCCGGATCCGGCTCGACACCGGCGCCGTCATCCAGATCCGCGACGTACAGCAGCCGGTCCCGGGTGTCTCCGTCCACAAGGGCTCGGTCCAGGTCGGAGAGGTCACGGTCGGCGCCGCCGCCTACGCCTCCATCGACAACACCCGCCGCCGCGCCATCGCCCGCGCCCACAGCGCCACGCACCTCACGCACCAGGCGCTGCGCGACGCCCTCGGCCCGACGGCCGCCCAGGCCGGTTCCGAGAACTCGCCCGGCCGCTTCCGCTTCGATTTCGGTTCGCCCGCCGCCGTACCCGGCACGGTCCTCACCGACGTCGAGCAGAAGATCAACGAGGTCCTGGCCCGCGAACTGGACGTCCAGGCCGAGGTCATGTCGATCGACGAGGCCAAGAAGCAGGGCGCCATCGCCGAGTTCGGCGAGAAGTACGGCGAGCGGGTCCGGGTCGTCACCATCGGCGACTTCTCCAAGGAGCTGTGCGGCGGCACGCACGTCCACAACACCGCCCAGCTGGGCCTGGTGAAGCTCCTCGGCGAGTCTTCGATCGGTTCCGGGGTGCGCCGTATCGAGGCCCTGGTCGGCGTGGACGCGTACAACTTCCTCGCCAAGGAGCACACGGTCGTCGCCCAGCTCCAGGAACTGGTCAAGGGCCGGTCCGAGGAGCTCCCGGAGAAGATCGCCGGCATGCTCGGCAAGCTGAAGGACGCCGAGAAGGAGATCGAGAAGTTCCGCGCGGAGAAGGTCCTGGCGGCCGCCGCCGGGCTGGTCGACTCCGCCAAGGACGTACGGGGCGTCGCCCTGGTCACCGGGCAGGTGCCGGACGGCACCTCGGCCGACGACCTGCGCAAGCTCGTCCTGGACGTGCGTGGACGCATCCAGGGCGGCCGGCCGGCCGTCGTGGCCCTGTTCACCACGGCCAACGGGCGCCCGCTGACCGTCATCGCCACCAACGAGGCCGCCCGCGAACGCGGCCTCAAGGCCGGTGACCTGGTCCGTACCGCCGCCAAGACCCTCGGCGGCGGTGGCGGCGGCAAGCCGGACGTCGCCCAGGGCGGCGGCCAGAACCCGGACGCCATCGGTGACGCCGTCGCCGCTGTCGAACGCCTCGTCACCGAGACGGCGTGA
- the ruvX gene encoding Holliday junction resolvase RuvX produces the protein MTQMRRGRRLAIDVGDARIGVASCDPDGILATPVETVPGRDVPAAHRRLGQIVEEYEPIEVIVGLPRSLGGGEGPAAAKVRAFAQVFARSVAPIPVRLVDERMTTVTATQGLRASGVKSKKGRSVIDQAAAVVILQNALESERASGRAPGEGVEVVV, from the coding sequence ATGACGCAGATGCGCCGTGGACGTCGACTCGCCATCGACGTCGGTGACGCCCGTATCGGGGTCGCCTCGTGCGACCCCGACGGGATCCTCGCCACGCCGGTGGAGACCGTTCCGGGACGTGATGTCCCGGCCGCCCACCGGCGGCTCGGCCAGATCGTCGAGGAGTACGAGCCGATCGAGGTCATCGTCGGTCTGCCCCGCTCGCTGGGCGGCGGCGAAGGTCCCGCGGCGGCGAAGGTCCGGGCCTTCGCCCAGGTGTTCGCCCGCTCGGTCGCACCCATTCCGGTGCGATTGGTGGACGAGAGGATGACCACAGTGACGGCCACTCAGGGACTCCGCGCTTCGGGCGTGAAGTCCAAGAAGGGCCGGTCTGTCATCGACCAGGCTGCCGCTGTGGTGATCCTCCAGAACGCTCTGGAGTCCGAACGGGCTTCGGGCCGAGCTCCCGGCGAGGGCGTCGAAGTGGTTGTCTGA